The following proteins are co-located in the Rhodococcus opacus B4 genome:
- a CDS encoding DUF1707 SHOCT-like domain-containing protein yields the protein MSDVPEIRIGTAEREQALNSLSEHFAAGRLTVPEFDERSLAVTNATTRGELDRVFTDLPATTAPAPAKAEAADTDRDQNWRRIVMSVIPLVALVLFFVVPVDNSWLFFLMIPAAGAILFGTRDDRHDRDRRRGRRDRDR from the coding sequence ATGTCTGACGTTCCCGAGATCCGTATCGGCACTGCCGAACGTGAGCAGGCCCTGAACTCGTTGAGCGAACATTTCGCGGCGGGCCGTCTGACGGTCCCCGAGTTCGACGAGCGCAGTCTCGCGGTCACGAATGCCACCACCCGCGGCGAGCTCGACCGCGTGTTCACCGACCTCCCCGCGACCACTGCCCCGGCGCCTGCGAAGGCCGAGGCAGCGGACACCGACCGCGACCAGAACTGGCGTCGCATCGTGATGTCGGTGATCCCGCTCGTCGCCCTCGTGCTGTTCTTCGTCGTCCCCGTCGACAACAGCTGGCTGTTCTTCCTGATGATCCCCGCCGCCGGCGCCATCCTGTTCGGGACCCGCGACGACCGGCACGATCGGGATCGCCGCCGCGGTCGTCGCGATCGGGACCGCTGA
- a CDS encoding 2-oxoadipate dioxygenase/decarboxylase family protein: MVETWELRARFARALGAAYGRTVPAYDTLVEVADEINADFAVRNPADAELRGGLTRITVERHGEIRLGGPTELRQAAILFSGFGMHPVGCYDLRAAPDPAPVVSTGFRPVDPIELARNPFGMFTSMLTTADRRFFDCDLQHRLENVLAARAVFPTELLHLAALAAEEGGLTAPTAERFVALAATAFAPSDAAADRSWLSALDRVAPVAADLGGRTGVRVAHLAPRVFDIDELCRRSARHGLRTIDDTDRRPARGGQDVLLRRVSFGAAGTPGGVLVAESRGIALTPRGRALYDNPARGVDEFPQTKAELEAGELAYFTHRRTGDGHVAEPILYEDFAPMPAGSGPDHLAWLSETLGRAVHDPFTLYRQQQDHSRERTAS, from the coding sequence TTGGTTGAAACGTGGGAGCTCCGCGCCCGCTTCGCCCGCGCACTGGGCGCGGCGTACGGCCGGACGGTTCCGGCCTACGACACGCTGGTCGAGGTTGCCGACGAGATCAATGCGGACTTCGCGGTGAGAAACCCGGCCGACGCCGAACTCCGGGGTGGCCTCACCCGGATCACCGTGGAACGCCACGGCGAGATCCGGCTCGGTGGGCCCACCGAGCTTCGCCAGGCCGCCATCCTGTTCTCGGGCTTCGGGATGCACCCCGTCGGCTGCTACGACCTGCGCGCCGCACCCGATCCCGCGCCCGTCGTCTCGACGGGATTTCGTCCGGTCGACCCGATCGAACTGGCCCGCAACCCGTTCGGGATGTTCACGTCGATGCTCACCACCGCCGATCGCCGGTTCTTCGACTGCGATCTCCAGCACCGACTCGAGAATGTCCTCGCCGCCCGCGCCGTGTTTCCCACCGAGCTGCTGCACCTGGCCGCGCTCGCGGCCGAGGAGGGCGGGCTGACGGCGCCGACGGCCGAACGGTTCGTCGCACTCGCGGCCACGGCCTTCGCACCGTCGGACGCCGCGGCCGACCGATCGTGGCTCTCCGCGCTCGACCGTGTCGCACCCGTCGCCGCCGACCTCGGCGGGCGCACCGGCGTGCGAGTCGCGCACCTCGCACCGCGGGTCTTCGACATCGACGAACTGTGCCGCCGGTCGGCGCGGCACGGCCTGAGAACGATCGACGACACCGACCGCAGGCCCGCCCGGGGTGGCCAGGATGTGCTCCTCCGGCGCGTGTCGTTCGGCGCCGCCGGCACACCGGGCGGCGTCCTCGTCGCGGAATCTCGCGGCATCGCACTGACACCCAGGGGGCGGGCGCTGTACGACAATCCCGCCCGCGGGGTGGACGAGTTCCCGCAGACGAAAGCGGAACTGGAGGCCGGAGAGCTGGCGTACTTCACTCACCGCCGCACCGGCGACGGCCACGTCGCGGAGCCGATCCTCTACGAGGATTTCGCGCCGATGCCGGCCGGCTCCGGCCCCGACCACCTAGCGTGGCTCTCCGAGACACTCGGCCGGGCGGTGCACGACCCGTTCACGCTCTACCGACAGCAGCAGGACCATTCCCGAGAGAGGACAGCATCGTGA
- a CDS encoding LiaF domain-containing protein encodes MTAAGDSHELDRLRETAQVRLEKAVGDGRLTLEEYSEQAAVVWSRDADLARLRQLVPVDTPPPPVSRPQSTLIGIFGDTRRSGRWSLAVKTLALLLFGDVKLDLRSAVIGARTSTITLVTLFGDSTITVPEGVHVEVGGFDLFGDRELDAGAQDPGPGAPAIRVVSYSLFGDLRVRTR; translated from the coding sequence ATGACTGCTGCGGGGGACAGCCACGAACTCGACCGACTCCGGGAGACCGCACAGGTTCGCCTCGAGAAGGCGGTGGGCGACGGGCGCCTGACGCTGGAGGAGTACTCGGAGCAGGCCGCCGTCGTGTGGTCACGTGACGCCGACCTCGCGCGCCTCCGGCAACTCGTTCCCGTCGACACACCCCCGCCGCCCGTGTCGCGACCTCAGTCCACCCTCATCGGAATCTTCGGCGACACCCGGCGTTCCGGTCGCTGGTCACTCGCCGTGAAGACATTGGCTCTCCTTCTCTTCGGCGACGTGAAGCTCGACCTCCGGTCTGCCGTGATCGGCGCGCGCACATCGACGATCACCCTCGTCACCCTGTTCGGGGACAGCACGATCACCGTTCCGGAAGGCGTGCACGTCGAGGTGGGAGGATTCGACCTGTTCGGAGACCGCGAACTCGACGCCGGCGCACAGGATCCCGGGCCCGGAGCCCCGGCAATCCGCGTGGTGTCGTACTCGCTGTTCGGTGACCTCAGGGTACGCACCCGCTAG
- a CDS encoding acyl-CoA dehydrogenase family protein, which yields MSNWTEMAREIAENVLFPVADSVDADGEIPDSHFETLAADGFYGLAAPGEEGVTPSVLVDVMETLCGGCLATAFTWMQHHGVVAGLAGSPNTTLQDRYLDGLVDGTVRAGVALAGAIPVPPTLWARSVDDGYVLDGVSPFVTGWGIVDLLQVSARDEFDDSIVHVIIPAQPLRGLTAEELPLIAARGSNTVRLTFDGLAVPRDLVSAVVSPEDFAKSQLFGSWINGCMAMGIARRAISELQAFGVDADPFEEQAARARLDLNAALEGRAEIAEARARASELAIRTATALVTAKGSSALLAGNTAERLMREATFTLVAAGRPAIKSALLERLGHD from the coding sequence GTGAGCAACTGGACCGAGATGGCGCGTGAGATCGCCGAGAACGTGCTGTTCCCGGTGGCCGACAGCGTCGATGCCGACGGCGAGATTCCCGACAGTCACTTCGAGACTCTCGCCGCCGACGGCTTCTACGGACTCGCGGCACCCGGCGAAGAGGGTGTGACGCCGTCGGTGCTGGTCGACGTGATGGAGACGTTGTGCGGCGGCTGCCTCGCGACGGCGTTCACGTGGATGCAGCATCACGGCGTCGTCGCCGGTCTCGCCGGTTCGCCGAACACGACCCTGCAGGATCGGTACCTCGACGGACTCGTCGACGGCACGGTGCGGGCCGGCGTCGCCCTGGCCGGAGCGATTCCCGTCCCGCCCACCCTGTGGGCACGCAGCGTCGACGACGGATACGTGCTCGACGGAGTGTCGCCGTTCGTCACCGGCTGGGGCATCGTCGATCTGCTCCAGGTGTCGGCGCGCGACGAATTCGACGACTCCATCGTGCACGTCATCATTCCTGCACAACCGCTGCGCGGACTGACCGCCGAGGAACTCCCGCTGATCGCGGCCCGCGGTTCCAACACGGTCCGGCTGACATTCGACGGCCTCGCCGTGCCGCGGGATCTGGTCAGCGCCGTGGTCTCCCCCGAGGACTTCGCGAAGAGCCAGCTGTTCGGGTCGTGGATCAACGGGTGCATGGCGATGGGGATCGCCCGGCGAGCGATCAGCGAACTGCAGGCGTTCGGCGTAGACGCGGACCCGTTCGAGGAGCAGGCCGCCCGGGCACGTCTCGACCTGAACGCGGCACTGGAAGGCCGTGCGGAGATCGCCGAAGCTCGGGCCCGCGCTTCGGAACTCGCCATCCGCACCGCCACCGCCCTCGTCACCGCGAAAGGCAGTTCCGCACTGCTCGCGGGGAACACGGCGGAACGACTGATGCGTGAAGCCACCTTCACGCTCGTCGCAGCGGGACGTCCGGCGATCAAGTCCGCCTTGCTGGAACGCCTCGGCCACGACTAG
- a CDS encoding acetyl/propionyl/methylcrotonyl-CoA carboxylase subunit alpha — translation MPSHASAHITKVLVANRGEIAVRVIRAAADAGLASVAVYAEPDADAPFVRLADEAFALGGQTSAESYLVFDKILDAATKSGADAIHPGYGFLSENADFAQAVLDAGLIWIGPSPQSIRDLGDKVTARHIAEKAKAPMAAGTKDPVKNADEVVAFAKEYGVPVAIKAAFGGGGRGMKVAHTIEEIPELFDSATREAVAAFGRGECFVEQYLDKARHVEAQVIADQHGNVIVAGTRDCSLQRRFQKLVEEAPAPFLTDDQRARIHSSAKAICKEAGYYGAGTVEYLVQGDTVSFLEVNTRLQVEHPVTEETAGIDLVLQQFKIANGEKLDITEDPTPRGHAFEFRINGEDAGRGFLPAPGPVTKFVPPTGPGVRMDSGVETGSVIGGQFDSMLAKLIVTGATRDEALARARRALAEFQVEGLATVIPFHRAIVADPAYIGDGTSFDVYTKWIETEWDNQVEPFTGGQPLDDEENLPRQNVVVEVGGRRVEVSLPGQFTLGTGSGTAAGAVRKKPKARTRGGAHGGAASGDAVTAPMQGTVVKVAVEEGQQVAEGDLIAVLEAMKMENPVNAHKAGTVTGLAVEPGAAITQGTVLAELK, via the coding sequence GTGCCCAGTCATGCCAGCGCGCACATCACGAAGGTGCTCGTCGCGAACCGCGGTGAGATCGCAGTGCGGGTGATCCGGGCCGCCGCCGACGCCGGCCTGGCCAGCGTCGCCGTCTACGCCGAACCCGACGCCGACGCCCCGTTCGTGCGCCTGGCCGACGAAGCCTTCGCCCTCGGCGGACAGACCTCCGCCGAGTCCTACCTCGTCTTCGACAAAATCCTGGACGCCGCCACCAAATCCGGCGCCGACGCCATCCACCCCGGCTACGGCTTCCTCTCCGAAAACGCCGACTTCGCCCAGGCCGTCCTCGACGCCGGCCTGATCTGGATCGGCCCCTCCCCCCAATCGATCCGCGACCTCGGCGACAAGGTCACCGCCCGCCACATCGCCGAAAAGGCCAAGGCCCCGATGGCCGCCGGCACCAAGGACCCCGTCAAGAACGCCGACGAGGTCGTCGCCTTCGCGAAGGAATACGGTGTCCCCGTCGCCATCAAGGCCGCGTTCGGCGGCGGCGGGCGCGGCATGAAGGTCGCCCACACCATCGAGGAAATCCCCGAACTGTTCGACTCCGCCACCCGCGAGGCCGTCGCCGCGTTCGGCCGCGGCGAATGCTTCGTCGAACAGTATCTGGACAAGGCCCGGCACGTCGAAGCGCAGGTCATCGCCGACCAGCACGGCAACGTCATCGTCGCCGGCACCCGCGACTGCTCCCTGCAACGCCGCTTCCAGAAACTCGTCGAAGAGGCCCCCGCCCCGTTCCTCACCGACGACCAACGCGCCCGCATCCACTCCTCCGCCAAGGCCATCTGCAAAGAGGCCGGCTACTACGGCGCCGGCACCGTCGAATACCTCGTCCAGGGCGACACCGTCTCCTTCCTCGAGGTCAACACCCGCCTGCAGGTCGAACACCCCGTCACCGAGGAAACCGCCGGCATCGACCTGGTGCTGCAACAGTTCAAAATCGCCAACGGCGAAAAACTGGACATCACCGAGGACCCCACCCCCCGCGGACACGCCTTCGAATTCCGCATCAACGGCGAGGACGCCGGCCGCGGGTTCCTGCCCGCCCCCGGCCCGGTCACCAAATTCGTCCCGCCCACCGGCCCCGGCGTCCGGATGGACTCCGGCGTCGAAACCGGGTCGGTGATCGGCGGCCAGTTCGACTCCATGCTCGCCAAACTCATCGTCACCGGCGCCACCCGCGACGAAGCCCTCGCCCGCGCCCGCCGCGCCCTCGCCGAATTCCAGGTCGAGGGCCTGGCGACGGTCATCCCGTTCCACCGGGCCATCGTCGCCGACCCCGCCTACATCGGCGACGGCACCTCATTCGACGTCTACACCAAGTGGATCGAAACCGAATGGGACAACCAGGTCGAACCCTTCACCGGCGGCCAACCCCTCGACGACGAGGAGAACCTGCCCCGGCAGAACGTCGTCGTCGAGGTCGGCGGCCGCCGCGTCGAGGTGTCGCTGCCCGGACAATTCACCCTCGGCACCGGCAGCGGTACCGCGGCCGGGGCGGTCCGGAAGAAGCCCAAGGCCCGCACCCGCGGCGGCGCCCACGGCGGCGCCGCCTCCGGTGACGCCGTCACCGCCCCCATGCAGGGCACCGTCGTCAAGGTCGCCGTCGAAGAAGGCCAACAGGTCGCCGAGGGCGACCTCATCGCCGTCCTCGAGGCCATGAAAATGGAAAACCCCGTCAACGCCCACAAGGCCGGCACCGTCACCGGCCTCGCCGTCGAACCCGGCGCCGCCATCACCCAGGGCACCGTCCTCGCAGAGCTCAAATAG
- a CDS encoding L-piperidine-6-carboxylate dehydrogenase — MNLPAPEELCRRAEEALIRCGAEITDGGGPLVARTPITGTELRTVTASSMEDVDRAITAAHDAFLEWRSVPAPQRGAVVRRLGQLLTDNKTDLAELVTLEAGKIPSEAQGEVQEMIDICEFAVGLSRQLYGKTMASERPGHRLMETWHPLGVVGVISAFNFPVAVWSWNTAIALVCGDTVVWKPSDRTPLTAIACDALLARAARDVGAPAGLHALIQGAGDVGERLVDDARVALVSATGSVRMGRAVGPRVAARFGKCLLELGGNNAAVVAPSADLDLTVRGVVFSAAGTAGQRCTSLRRLIVHSSVADELVERISSAYGQLKVGNPFDDGVLVGPLVNRAAFEAMQTALDKARADGGTVVCGGERSGGSDSAYYVSPALVRMPAQTSVVREETFAPILYVLTYEEFDQAIALHNEVPQGLSSSIFTTDQREAEKFLAADGSDCGIANVNIGTSGAEIGGAFGGEKETGGGRESGSDAWKAYMRRATNTVNYSDRLPLAQGVEFT; from the coding sequence GTGAACCTTCCCGCCCCCGAGGAGTTGTGCCGGCGCGCCGAGGAAGCACTGATCAGGTGCGGCGCCGAGATCACCGACGGCGGCGGACCGCTCGTCGCCCGCACACCGATCACCGGGACCGAACTGCGCACAGTGACGGCGAGCAGCATGGAGGACGTGGACCGGGCGATCACCGCGGCCCACGACGCCTTCCTCGAGTGGCGTTCCGTCCCCGCCCCCCAGCGCGGCGCCGTGGTGCGTCGCCTCGGTCAGCTTCTGACGGACAACAAGACCGATCTGGCGGAACTGGTCACACTCGAGGCCGGCAAGATTCCGTCCGAGGCGCAGGGCGAAGTGCAGGAGATGATCGACATCTGCGAATTCGCGGTCGGTCTGTCCCGCCAGTTGTACGGCAAGACGATGGCGTCGGAACGTCCGGGACATCGGCTGATGGAGACGTGGCACCCGCTGGGAGTGGTCGGGGTGATCTCGGCGTTCAACTTCCCCGTGGCCGTGTGGTCGTGGAATACCGCGATCGCACTGGTCTGCGGCGACACCGTGGTATGGAAGCCGTCGGACCGGACGCCGCTGACGGCGATCGCCTGCGACGCCCTGCTGGCGCGGGCGGCCCGCGACGTCGGTGCACCCGCCGGCCTCCACGCCCTGATCCAGGGCGCGGGGGACGTCGGCGAGCGGCTCGTCGACGACGCGCGCGTCGCGCTGGTCAGCGCCACCGGTTCGGTGCGGATGGGTCGCGCCGTGGGGCCTCGCGTCGCCGCGCGTTTCGGCAAGTGCCTGCTCGAACTGGGCGGCAACAACGCGGCGGTGGTGGCGCCGTCCGCCGATCTGGACCTGACCGTGCGGGGAGTCGTGTTCTCCGCCGCGGGCACTGCGGGACAACGCTGCACGTCCCTGCGACGGTTGATCGTGCACTCGTCCGTCGCCGACGAACTGGTGGAGCGCATCTCTTCGGCATACGGACAGTTGAAGGTCGGGAACCCGTTCGACGACGGCGTCCTCGTCGGCCCGCTGGTGAACCGAGCCGCGTTCGAGGCGATGCAGACAGCGCTGGACAAGGCCCGCGCCGACGGCGGCACCGTCGTCTGCGGCGGCGAACGCAGCGGTGGCAGCGACTCCGCCTACTACGTCTCGCCGGCCCTCGTCCGGATGCCCGCGCAGACGTCGGTGGTGCGGGAGGAGACGTTCGCACCGATCCTCTACGTGCTCACCTACGAAGAATTCGACCAGGCGATCGCGTTGCACAACGAAGTGCCCCAGGGTCTTTCGTCGTCGATCTTCACCACCGATCAGCGTGAGGCCGAGAAGTTCCTGGCGGCTGACGGTTCCGATTGCGGCATCGCGAACGTCAACATCGGCACCTCGGGGGCGGAGATCGGCGGGGCGTTCGGCGGGGAGAAGGAGACGGGCGGCGGCCGCGAGTCCGGATCCGACGCGTGGAAGGCCTACATGCGCCGTGCGACGAACACCGTCAACTACTCCGATCGACTCCCGCTCGCGCAGGGGGTCGAGTTCACCTGA
- a CDS encoding Lrp/AsnC family transcriptional regulator — translation MVESFRSDAPHTPLDDIDRVLMQELVADGRATLATLAEKAGLSISAVQSRVRRLEARKVIRGYTAKIDPDALGQGLSAFVAITPLDPSQPDDAPARLRNLPAIEACHSVAGEESYVLLVRVASPRELEHLLQEIRATANVHTRSTIILQTFYDK, via the coding sequence GTGGTGGAATCTTTCCGTAGCGACGCACCCCATACTCCTCTCGACGACATCGATCGGGTACTGATGCAGGAGCTGGTGGCCGACGGCAGAGCGACTCTGGCGACACTCGCCGAGAAGGCCGGGCTGTCGATCTCCGCAGTGCAGTCCAGGGTGCGCAGGCTCGAGGCCCGCAAAGTGATCCGGGGGTACACCGCGAAGATCGATCCGGATGCGCTCGGGCAGGGTCTGTCCGCATTCGTCGCGATCACCCCTCTCGATCCGTCGCAGCCCGACGACGCGCCCGCCCGGTTGCGTAACCTCCCGGCGATCGAGGCGTGCCACTCGGTCGCGGGGGAGGAGAGCTACGTGCTGCTGGTGCGCGTCGCCTCGCCGCGGGAGCTGGAACACCTTCTGCAGGAGATCCGCGCCACCGCCAACGTCCATACGCGCAGCACCATCATCTTGCAAACATTTTACGACAAGTGA
- a CDS encoding VanZ family protein: MRSVPVAALTMLALVMLLSPASATPSGPEHADKVVHALLFAALAAASRYALLTPRITVLWLAAFAVITEILQGVLPIGRHGSVWDLCADMVGVAIGLSAQSAIMRSRSRV; the protein is encoded by the coding sequence GTGCGTTCCGTTCCGGTGGCGGCCCTCACCATGCTGGCGCTGGTCATGTTGCTGTCCCCCGCATCCGCGACGCCGTCGGGTCCCGAACATGCTGACAAGGTGGTGCACGCCCTGCTGTTCGCGGCGCTGGCGGCCGCCTCCAGGTATGCCCTCCTGACGCCACGGATCACGGTGCTCTGGTTGGCCGCATTCGCGGTGATCACCGAGATACTGCAGGGCGTGCTGCCGATCGGCAGGCACGGTTCGGTCTGGGATCTCTGCGCGGACATGGTGGGTGTGGCGATCGGGTTGTCCGCTCAGTCCGCGATCATGCGCTCCCGCAGCAGAGTCTGA
- a CDS encoding VOC family protein produces the protein MACRISELVLGCRDPEVLARFWCEVLDFVVLDREGDGSIEIGPREGFGGPQPTIILSRRDAPEPGKPRLHIDVNATDRDQDAELERLLKLGARAADIGQTGEEPWHVLADPEGNEFCLLRARLSPL, from the coding sequence ATGGCATGCCGCATCAGTGAACTCGTGCTCGGTTGCCGCGACCCCGAGGTGCTGGCCCGGTTCTGGTGCGAGGTCCTGGACTTCGTGGTCCTCGACCGCGAGGGCGACGGAAGCATCGAGATCGGGCCACGCGAAGGGTTCGGCGGCCCACAGCCGACGATCATCCTCAGCCGCCGCGACGCACCGGAGCCCGGGAAACCCCGGCTGCACATCGACGTCAACGCCACCGACCGCGATCAGGACGCCGAACTCGAACGCCTCCTGAAGCTGGGAGCACGCGCTGCCGACATCGGCCAGACCGGAGAAGAGCCCTGGCACGTCCTCGCCGATCCCGAAGGAAACGAATTCTGCCTGCTCCGGGCCCGCCTTTCTCCCCTCTGA
- the lat gene encoding L-lysine 6-transaminase, translating to MSTAIRFTGDGGELPASQVHDVLRERILVDGFDLVLDLDRSRGTHLVDQRDGTSYLDMFGFFASSALGMNHPALADDDAFRRELAAAAVNKPSNSDIYTVPMARFVETFARVLGDPALPHLFFIDGGALAVENALKVAFDWKSRLNESRGLDPALGTKVLHLTEAFHGRSGYTMSLTNTEPGKVARYPKFDWPRIDSPYLADGREVEEAERRALDQARRAFAENPSDVACFIAEPIQGEGGDHHFRPEFFQAMEALCRENDALFVFDEVQTGCGLTGTAWAYQQLGVHPDVVAFGKKTQVCGIMAGGRVDDIPDNVFAVSSRINSTWGGNLTDMVRSRRILEVVEADRLVDRARLTGAHLLGRLRELARANSDVTEPRGRGLMCAITLPTPQRRDRVVADLRDREQVLILPTGKRGIRFRPPLTVTTAELDAAVDALARVLGGTVDA from the coding sequence ATGAGTACAGCGATTCGTTTTACCGGAGATGGGGGCGAGCTGCCGGCGAGCCAGGTGCACGACGTGCTGCGCGAGCGCATTCTGGTCGACGGGTTCGACCTGGTACTCGACCTGGACCGCTCACGCGGCACCCATCTCGTCGATCAGCGGGACGGGACCAGCTATCTGGACATGTTCGGTTTCTTCGCATCGTCGGCCCTGGGGATGAACCACCCCGCACTGGCGGACGACGACGCCTTTCGCCGCGAACTGGCGGCGGCGGCGGTCAACAAACCGAGCAACTCCGACATCTACACCGTCCCGATGGCACGGTTCGTCGAGACGTTCGCCCGGGTGCTGGGCGATCCCGCGCTGCCGCATCTCTTCTTCATCGACGGTGGCGCCCTGGCCGTCGAGAACGCGCTGAAGGTGGCGTTCGACTGGAAGAGCAGGCTCAACGAGAGCCGGGGCCTCGACCCGGCGCTCGGCACGAAGGTGCTCCACCTGACGGAGGCCTTCCACGGGCGCAGCGGATACACCATGTCGCTCACCAACACCGAGCCCGGCAAGGTGGCGCGGTACCCCAAGTTCGACTGGCCGCGCATCGACTCCCCATACCTCGCGGACGGGCGGGAGGTCGAGGAAGCCGAACGCCGCGCTCTGGATCAGGCGCGTCGCGCGTTCGCCGAGAACCCCTCGGACGTGGCCTGTTTCATCGCCGAGCCGATCCAGGGTGAGGGCGGAGACCACCATTTCCGCCCGGAATTCTTCCAGGCGATGGAGGCGCTCTGCCGCGAGAACGACGCGCTCTTCGTCTTCGACGAGGTGCAGACCGGGTGCGGTCTCACCGGAACCGCCTGGGCGTACCAGCAACTGGGGGTGCACCCCGACGTCGTCGCGTTCGGCAAGAAGACCCAGGTCTGCGGAATCATGGCCGGCGGCAGGGTGGACGACATCCCCGACAACGTGTTCGCCGTCAGCTCACGGATCAACTCGACCTGGGGTGGCAACCTCACCGACATGGTGCGTTCCCGCCGGATCCTCGAAGTCGTCGAGGCGGATCGGCTCGTCGACCGGGCCCGCCTGACGGGGGCACACCTTCTCGGACGGCTGCGGGAACTCGCGCGGGCGAACTCCGACGTGACCGAGCCGCGGGGCCGTGGCCTGATGTGCGCGATCACGCTCCCGACCCCGCAGCGGCGGGACCGGGTCGTCGCCGATCTCCGGGACCGGGAGCAGGTGCTGATCCTGCCGACCGGCAAGCGTGGGATCAGGTTCCGTCCACCGCTGACGGTGACGACCGCGGAACTCGACGCCGCCGTGGATGCACTGGCCCGGGTGCTGGGCGGTACCGTCGACGCATGA
- a CDS encoding tyrosine-protein phosphatase produces the protein MTPIPLTSVPNLRDVGGYRTGDGAKVRTGVFYRSTDLSRVADTDLPVLDGLGIRTVYDLRTADERDAAPDILPNGARAVALDVLADKGIRSIPAQMLQVIADPMIAERELGGGRAIEYFEGSYRDFVVMPSAVSSYRELFGGLASNGNTPALVHCTTGKDRTGWATAALLLLLGVGEDDVFHDYLLTNELLLPAFAGVFEKFVEAGGDPALLEPVLGVREQYLQVSLAAMRERYATIERYFSDGLGLDAGVQTLLRERMIAD, from the coding sequence ATGACGCCGATTCCGCTCACGTCCGTGCCCAATCTGCGAGACGTCGGCGGCTACCGAACCGGGGACGGCGCGAAGGTGCGCACCGGTGTGTTCTACCGTTCGACCGATCTCAGCCGGGTCGCAGACACGGACCTGCCGGTGCTCGACGGCCTCGGGATCCGGACGGTGTACGACCTGCGGACCGCCGACGAGCGAGACGCCGCCCCCGACATACTCCCGAACGGGGCCCGCGCGGTCGCGTTGGACGTGCTCGCCGACAAGGGGATCCGGTCGATCCCCGCGCAGATGCTGCAGGTGATCGCCGACCCGATGATCGCCGAACGCGAACTCGGCGGCGGCCGCGCCATCGAGTACTTCGAGGGCAGCTACCGCGACTTCGTCGTGATGCCCAGCGCGGTGTCCTCGTACCGGGAACTGTTCGGCGGTCTGGCGTCGAACGGCAACACGCCCGCCCTCGTGCACTGCACCACCGGGAAGGACCGAACGGGGTGGGCCACGGCGGCACTGCTGCTGCTCCTCGGCGTCGGTGAGGACGACGTGTTCCATGACTACCTGCTGACCAACGAACTCCTGCTGCCGGCGTTCGCCGGAGTGTTCGAGAAATTCGTGGAGGCGGGTGGAGATCCGGCGTTGCTCGAGCCCGTGCTCGGGGTCCGCGAGCAGTATCTGCAGGTATCGCTGGCCGCCATGCGTGAGCGGTACGCGACGATCGAGCGGTACTTCTCCGACGGACTCGGCCTCGACGCGGGAGTTCAGACTCTGCTGCGGGAGCGCATGATCGCGGACTGA